A region of Polyangiaceae bacterium DNA encodes the following proteins:
- a CDS encoding chemotaxis protein, whose product MSVDGEVEVDKALARATAAERALRHAATQARAIEQAASRLAMSRDEQAAASEQARGLVDNVTSGMEQTLGTAHVLERALQRIQDGTSEVLQGLESAAGALQQLAPSLANARGDSETLANSVDATAAGLEQLARSVKVVAASAEDLAATSEELLATASATIADIGQLAERGQSTASTTEEVASTIEQMARGIGRLSTDAKGVGERIDSMAASVTTCSTALDRVARDTADTASAVEETAATAEQMARNVAGVAQDAKSLESAAGQVASTVTEIAASVEQVAATSEKNAAAIEANAAAAEELARSAQAVAQSASQINGLAGTSATAAGQVEASTRRIVTILDAARRSAERSTTVAREGAVTVGKSIAGLGSIRQAMADSAGVMKEMGRRAEEIGDIVQTINMIADRTNLLSLNASIEAARAGEHGRGFAVVAEEIRALSDRAAAASSDIGKIVRGLQTTAREAVAASTEGVKVAEEGTRLAADAERALSEILEGVEGLGSAVRDVDRANADQVQAVASMVQTAASVNQESKAIARAAAEQTTAIQALAQGSNEMRRMARQTREATSDQARALRDVVRANTQLTASAEKVSRATEEQATGASQLAKAAMQMRSLTHQTSVAMAEQTRALEGVSASAQEVVRATQRMISVAAEQATGAAEVARAMDDTRQQVAQMARLIAERARAGEQLDVAARQVATLAANLTAATSEQADATGSLVRESDAVRRVAKQTARAVAEQAEAVGTLAATVSRQTASMSTIARTVAEQADAAASFVTALVDARSRTRELGALMTAQLREAAVFDSNVGSVVEQIGLVRQANAEHAETLASLSSTLSEIQAARRTTNESTTPTELP is encoded by the coding sequence ATGTCAGTTGATGGCGAGGTTGAAGTCGATAAGGCTCTCGCGCGGGCGACGGCCGCCGAGCGGGCGTTGCGACACGCTGCGACGCAGGCGCGAGCGATCGAGCAGGCTGCATCGCGTCTTGCAATGAGCAGGGACGAGCAAGCTGCAGCAAGCGAGCAAGCTCGGGGATTGGTCGACAACGTGACGAGCGGTATGGAGCAAACGCTGGGGACGGCGCACGTGCTGGAACGTGCGCTCCAGCGGATCCAGGATGGGACGTCGGAGGTGCTGCAGGGGCTCGAGTCGGCAGCGGGTGCACTTCAGCAGCTTGCGCCGTCGCTCGCGAACGCGCGTGGCGATAGCGAAACGCTGGCGAATTCGGTGGATGCGACGGCGGCGGGGCTGGAACAGCTTGCACGTTCGGTCAAGGTGGTGGCGGCTTCGGCCGAGGATTTGGCGGCGACGAGCGAAGAATTGCTTGCGACGGCGAGCGCGACCATTGCGGATATCGGGCAGCTCGCCGAGCGGGGACAATCGACGGCTTCGACGACGGAGGAGGTTGCGTCGACGATCGAGCAGATGGCGCGAGGCATTGGGAGGTTGTCGACCGATGCGAAGGGGGTTGGCGAGCGGATCGATTCGATGGCTGCAAGCGTGACGACGTGCAGCACGGCGCTCGATCGGGTGGCGCGTGACACGGCGGATACGGCGAGCGCGGTGGAGGAGACGGCAGCGACGGCGGAGCAAATGGCGCGGAACGTGGCGGGTGTTGCGCAGGATGCGAAGTCGCTGGAGTCGGCGGCGGGGCAGGTGGCGAGCACGGTGACGGAGATCGCGGCGTCGGTGGAGCAAGTCGCGGCGACGTCGGAGAAGAACGCTGCGGCCATCGAAGCAAACGCGGCGGCGGCGGAGGAGCTTGCGCGATCGGCGCAAGCGGTGGCGCAAAGCGCTTCGCAAATCAACGGGCTTGCGGGGACGAGCGCGACGGCTGCGGGGCAGGTCGAAGCGTCCACGCGACGGATCGTGACGATTTTGGATGCCGCGCGGAGGAGCGCCGAGCGGAGCACGACGGTCGCGCGTGAAGGAGCGGTGACCGTGGGCAAGTCGATTGCGGGGCTCGGGAGCATTCGGCAGGCAATGGCGGATTCGGCGGGGGTGATGAAGGAAATGGGGCGCCGTGCGGAGGAGATTGGGGACATCGTTCAAACGATCAACATGATCGCGGATCGGACGAACCTTTTGTCATTGAATGCGAGCATCGAGGCTGCGCGTGCTGGTGAACACGGGCGGGGGTTTGCGGTGGTCGCAGAGGAAATTCGCGCGCTTTCCGACCGAGCGGCTGCGGCGAGCTCGGACATTGGCAAGATTGTTCGAGGTCTTCAAACGACGGCGCGCGAAGCTGTTGCGGCATCGACGGAAGGGGTGAAGGTTGCCGAAGAGGGGACTCGACTGGCTGCCGACGCGGAACGAGCGCTGTCGGAGATTCTCGAGGGGGTCGAAGGGCTGGGCAGTGCGGTGCGCGATGTCGACCGGGCCAACGCGGATCAGGTGCAAGCGGTGGCGTCGATGGTGCAAACGGCGGCGAGCGTGAACCAGGAGAGCAAGGCGATTGCGCGTGCGGCGGCCGAACAGACGACGGCGATTCAGGCGTTGGCGCAGGGCAGCAACGAGATGCGACGCATGGCTCGGCAAACGCGGGAGGCTACGAGCGATCAGGCGCGGGCGTTGCGCGATGTGGTGCGAGCGAACACGCAGCTCACGGCGAGCGCAGAGAAGGTATCACGTGCGACGGAGGAGCAGGCGACGGGGGCATCGCAACTGGCCAAAGCGGCGATGCAAATGCGGTCGCTGACGCACCAGACGAGCGTTGCGATGGCGGAGCAGACGCGCGCGCTGGAAGGGGTGAGCGCATCGGCGCAAGAGGTGGTGCGCGCGACGCAACGCATGATCTCGGTGGCAGCGGAGCAAGCGACGGGGGCGGCCGAGGTTGCGCGAGCCATGGACGACACGCGTCAGCAGGTGGCGCAGATGGCACGGCTCATCGCGGAACGGGCGCGCGCGGGGGAGCAATTGGACGTCGCTGCCCGCCAAGTTGCCACGCTGGCGGCGAACCTCACGGCTGCAACGAGCGAACAAGCGGACGCGACGGGATCACTGGTGCGCGAGAGCGATGCCGTTCGGCGCGTCGCGAAGCAAACGGCCCGCGCGGTCGCCGAGCAAGCGGAGGCCGTGGGGACGCTCGCTGCAACGGTGTCCCGGCAGACGGCGAGCATGAGCACGATTGCCCGTACGGTGGCGGAGCAAGCCGATGCGGCGGCGAGCTTCGTGACGGCGCTGGTCGATGCGCGATCGCGGACGCGCGAGCTTGGGGCGCTCATGACGGCGCAGCTCCGCGAGGCAGCGGTTTTCGATAGCAACGTGGGAAGCGTCGTCGAGCAGATTGGGCTGGTTCGGCAGGCGAACGCCGAGCACGCGGAGACATTGGCGAGTTTGTCGTCGACGCTCTCCGA
- a CDS encoding purine-binding chemotaxis protein CheW: MSELYVVFRIEDGEYVLPAADVLQMESFLGATKVPGSPAYVAGIIQIRGRVVPVVDMRIRFGLPRAEPTMDSRVVVVESGERTVGLLVDSAREVIDIPPEALRAPPDFFQDQGAGFIKSVAHVERGGGEKRFVMLVSFKKIIGEGNAHVS; the protein is encoded by the coding sequence CGAATACGTGCTTCCTGCGGCGGACGTGCTGCAGATGGAGTCGTTTTTGGGCGCGACGAAGGTGCCGGGGTCACCGGCTTACGTGGCGGGAATCATTCAGATTCGCGGTCGCGTCGTTCCGGTCGTGGATATGCGCATTCGTTTTGGATTGCCGCGTGCAGAGCCGACGATGGATTCGCGGGTGGTGGTGGTCGAGAGTGGCGAACGGACGGTGGGGTTGCTGGTCGACAGCGCGCGTGAGGTGATCGACATTCCACCCGAGGCATTGCGCGCGCCGCCCGACTTTTTCCAGGATCAGGGCGCCGGGTTCATCAAAAGCGTTGCGCACGTGGAGCGGGGTGGCGGGGAAAAACGCTTCGTCATGCTCGTGAGCTTCAAGAAAATCATTGGTGAGGGCAATGCTCATGTCAGTTGA